One window of the Sander lucioperca isolate FBNREF2018 chromosome 5, SLUC_FBN_1.2, whole genome shotgun sequence genome contains the following:
- the LOC116043640 gene encoding zinc finger protein 664-like, giving the protein MEEDNQNLEQRSNKVPRRQAAHWDSDTSNVQEHSADVKLATGAGKKGKKAEEEEQPAAPPAAAAVKEEEEEEQPAAPPAAAAVKEEEEEEEQPAAPAVKEEEEEQPAAPPAAAVKEEEEEYVVEKVLDRRVVKGRVQFLLKWKGFSDEDNTWEPQDNLDLDLITEYMQKHKEKEEKKKEGKRNVVSEASGDSEERGSKRKKEEKQRGGEGPIRHHCQHCDKSFTTSGYLKIHQRVHTGDNLHSCDQCGAAFTLQSTLKIHQRIHTGEKPYSCDQCGTTFSQSSNLKSHQRVHTGEKPYSCDLCGKSFARSNSLEMHRRVHTAEKPYWCEQCWETFSVSGNLKIHQRIPTGEKLYSCEKCGKTFSQNANLKSHQYVHTGEKPYWCEQCGKTFSLSGYLKKHQRIHTGEKPYWCEQCGKTFSLSGGLKRHQLIHSASL; this is encoded by the exons atggaggaggacaaCCAGAACCTGGAGCAGCGGAGCAACAAGGTCCCCAGAAGACAAGCAGCACACTGGGACTCTGATACCAGCAatgttcag GAGCACTCAGCAGACGTCAAGCTGGCGACCGGAGCAGGAAAGAAGGGCAAGaaggccgaggaggaggagcagcctgcagcacctcctgcagctgcagcagtgaaggaggaagaggaggaggagcaacctgcagcacctcctgcagctgcagcagtgaaggaggaggaggaggaagaggagcaacCTGCAGCACcagcagtgaaggaggaggaggaggagcaacctgcagcacctcctgcagcagcagtaaaggaggaagaggaggagtatgTGGTGGAGAAGGTTTTGGACCGCAGAGTGGTGAAGGGAAGAGTACAGTTTCTGCTGAAATGGAAGGGGTTCTCAGA TGAGGATAACACATGGGAGCCTCAAGACAACCTGGACCTCGACCTTATCACCGagtacatgcagaaacacaaggagaaggaggagaagaagaaggagggcaAGAGGAACGTTGTTAGTGAGGCCTCGGGAGACTCAGAGGAGCGAGGGagcaagaggaagaaggaggag aaacagagaggaggagagggacccaTACGTCACCACTGTCAACACTGTGACAAATCCTTCACAACATCTGgatatttaaagattcatcagagagttcacactggagacaatctacacagctgtgatcaatgtggggcagctttcacactacagagtaccctaaaaatacatcaacgcattcacactggagagaagccttacagctgtgatcaatgtggtaCAACATTTTCTCAGAGCAGTAACCTTAAATCTCACCagcgtgttcacactggagagaagccttacagctgtgatctATGTGGTAAAAGCTTTGCTAGGAGTAATAGCCTAGAAATGCACAGACGTGTTCACACTGcagagaagccgtactggtgtgaacaatgttGGGAAACTTTTTCTGTGAGTGGTAACCTTAAAATACATCAACGCATTCCCACTGGAGAGAAGCTGTACAGCTGTGAAAAATGTGGGAAAACATTTTCTCAGAATGCTAACCTTAAATCTCACCAGtatgttcacactggagagaagccgtactggtgtgaacagTGTGGTAAAACTTTTTCTCTGAGTGGTTACCTTAAAAAACAccagcgcattcacactggagagaagccgtactggtgtgaacaatgtggtaAAACTTTTTCTCTGAGTGGTGGCCTTAAAAGACACCAGCTCATTCACTCTGCCTCGTtgtga